tgtattgaaaaatattttctcttgttgagctctcttgtttattttaactGTATGCCGTGACAAGTCGAAGTATAATAcccatttattattgttattatttctgTAAACcttattttgtttgaaatgTGGTGCATCTTTCTATTTGATTTCTATTAATCTTAGAAGTTAATGTTATGTGTAAAATATGTCCATCTATTTTTCTTAGTTGTTGCCTTTTGATTTTGTGTCTTTGTTGGGTATATTATTTGATCAGGATATTGCAAATGCTGAACTGGCGCCAACTCATCCTATCCGGCTAGGACTGGCTCTGAACTTCTCTGTGTTTTACTATGAGATTTTGAACTCTCCCGATAGAGCCTGTAACCTTGCAAAACAGGTGAGAGGCctgaatttatgattttagtTTCTTCCAAGAACTTTGTCATTCTGCAAAATTTGGGACACGGATCAACAAACAATATGTAGACAAGAATTGCAGTAGCAGTTGATCCTTAAACCATGGATCTTCTGTCCCTTTATTTTTGACTTCTTTGTACCATCCATGTCCTTGAGTTTGCTGATTGTTACATCCTTTTAAACAATATTTAGGCCTTTGATGAAGCCATCTCAGAGTTGGATACACTCGGAGAAGATTCATACAAGGATAGCACTTTAATAATGCAGCTTCTTCGTGATAATCTCACTTTGTGGACCTCAGACATGCAGGTATTAAACTCgatctttctttcttgttaGTTTACTTGTTTTTCCTCAacagttttcatttttatactGGATGGTTTTATCAACATTTGCTGTTATGTTGATAGGATGATGGAACTGATGAGATCAAAGAAGCACCGAAGCCCGAGGAAGAGAAGAAGCAGTGAAGTCACTTGTCTTCGCGGCAGTATTTCACTTCtctgtttgtttttgtttggagAAGTTTGCTTGGTCCACAACCATTCATTTATGGACTTTAGGTGTTCATGCatcaaattatgaatattGGAATTAGTTTTgcaatttattagtttttcaattaattacttccagattgaatttttttagtttcaacGAGGGGTGAATGGGTGAATACTATTCTCTAATGTTGTTTTCTTGACAATAATGAAACCAATGACCAAGCTATTTCTCTTCATCTTAACATGTTGGAAGATGTGAAATTTCCATTGCACGTATTCTGATATCTTTGTTATGCATTTCCTTCCctcttttgaaaatatatttgagtttattctccatattttatttctctcgTTAGTCTTTCGCTGTGTAGATCTACTTTTTTGGCTTTGAGTAAATTGAATTGTTTGTGGTAGATTAAGACTTTTTGGGCTTTGAGTTAATGGAATTGTGGTAGAGTAAgtgtgattttatttcttatcaCGGTGGGATTAGCATTTGCAATTACTCAGGTATACGGAGATGGTCTGTAAGTGTGATTTTGTTAGCCACAAAGTGATTGTGTTGTAAGGCTAATAAAGGTGGATGTAGAAAATAAGTGTGCATTTTGGGATAACAAAGAGGTTATGATCTTAGGAAATGCGTATTGGTTGACACGAGATTGAGAAGCAGGAAATGCATAAGGTGAACATAATAATGAGTATGATTTTCAAACAACTTCTTTCGGCATCTTATAATGCAGCATTAGCAAATCAAATTGCCTTGGTGGTGTTTTGAGcttaatgaaaatgaaaataagttaGCCCtactttattaataaaaaaaaaaaagggcagaGGACTAGTTATACGACTTTTCACTTCGGAACATTTAATTGGTGATAAATATCTCAGCACACTCTTATCAAAAATTGGTGAAAATAATCCCGGCACACTCTTATGACAAATTGGTGATAATATTCTTGTCATCAAATTGGTGATAATAATCTTGTCATCATCcttatctattttttaattttttattttagaggTTTTAGGGTTTGATAAGTGAAATGGCatcctttcctttttctttttttttttctctccctCCACTCACATAATGAGCAACTAAGATTGagctttatttttaatattgacaatcaaaatatcaaaccatttttttcaccttatttgataaaatcaacCACTTCTTTTTCACTAAATTATGGAGGGGAGGAGAGGTAACGAGATAAAAAACAGGAAGAAGATCCTTATCTTTAAAAAGACAttctcaaaatatcaaattggATTAAGCTTGGAGATTGTTCCGACCCAACTCCAtccttatttttcatttttttaattgttacgGTTTATACggtataaaatgaaatttttagaGCATATAATCCAAAAGAATGCACCTATTAATTCGAAGAAATAAATACTCAACTTTATATAGTAGAGTCATAAGAGTTTGTTGAGCGACTACACTCTCATTTACTTTTTGCtttgcacttttttttttttttttataacatgagactattgcttaaattacaactcatattacatgagagtATAACTGATATgtacaatcatatatatatactgagACCTGTTGACATCAATGCTGATATAGTACTGCtcagattatttttaattctctcaaatattcgagagaCGTCAACTCCCAGTCTGAGAGAAAAATTACCTtcactcaaattttaaaactctaaaaaaaaatatttaaattaaatcccTGCAATACGTCTGTGAAAACTCGCATCACTTCCCTCATATTTACGAAGGAGGGGCTCAACCACTTGGGCTAAGCCCAAATGGTTCTTTTTGCTTTGCACTTAAAAACATTGGAACCTCCGGTATTTCTTGCTTTACACAGTACAACTTTTGCCAACACCCAATCCCATCATTGGTCTCTCCTACTAGTACCCATAGACTATCTCGTTAATGTCGCCGCCGACCAACTGTCATGGGTTTGATTTAAATGTCTATTCTTACATCTCTGCCTCATTTTATTAGTTAACTTATTACTCCTCAATTGAATCAATAGAATCCAATCTCTCAGTTCTTCTCTCTTACAATGGCTACTGCCCCTGCTGCTTCCTTTGCCAATTCACTTTTATCTCTCAATTCTCATCGACCAAATCCAAATGCCTCTTCTATTTCAAAACCCAACACTCTCTCCATCCAATTCGACAAGAAGACgaatcaacaacaacagcagcaCCAACGACATGCTCGTTTCACCACATTTTGTTCTTTGGACGCTGAACCCAAAGATTCCATCGAAGATAAACCCATCGAACTTCGTATGCCCCtaaccttttttatttaattattttttgttaatacttaatttaatttatttttttctttgtgaataactattttaatttaatttgcttctCCATAGGGTACCAGGCATTTCCTACAGTGATGGACATTAACCAGATTCGTGACATTTTGCCACACAGGTCAGTTTGCTTACCGAATTGTGAGATTTTATGTGTCCATTAGATATGATTTTGATGGACTTGTACTTGTGTAGGTTCCCATTTCTTTTGGTGGATAGAGTTATTGAATACAATCCAGGAGTTTCAGCTGTTGCTATTAAGAATGTTACTATTAATGATAACTTCTTTCCTGGCCATTTTCCTGAGAGGCCAATTATGCCCGGTGTTCTCATGGTTgaggtattttctttttcagattATTTACgtatttgatttaatattcATTACATAATACAACCTTGGCCAACGTAGTGTTGCTCTAAACTGACGGTTCTGAATTTAGTTGGGTTCTTTTTCGGTCCAATCTAATCCATTGTACCAAATGTAGTTTCGAAAATGCTATACTGCGTTTTCTTTCACCTAGTATTCTTACAAGCCGTAGTTAAtgtatttcatttgttttagaaGGACAAATATCATTGatgaaaataaactttttatgaaaatatggGTCCTGTAAGGCTCTCGCCTCAACCACCTCAGCTGAGAGAGAGTGGCCTCGGCTCCTTGGTTTGCCCCACCACCCGAGGCAAAGTGCCAAGGATGCCTGTCTTATATTTGGTTAGAGTGTGTAAATGATTTGCTTTTGAGAAAGTAGAACTTCAGCCATGGCTGCATAATGAGATTAAAGCTTTAGTTTCCAGGATACATTGAAATTGTCTCGGTGCAAACTTATCTGAAGACGTAAATATCATTGatgaaaataaactttttatgtaaatgtgAGTCCAGTTACGCATTCATGTCAACCGCCTCACCTGAGAGAGACTTGCCCTGCCTTCTGGGTTTGAGtgtgtcaaaattttacttttcagAAGGTAGAACGTAAGCCATGGCTGCATAATGAGATTAAAGCATAGTTTCCACGCAACATTGAAATTGTTGTTGTGCAAACTTATCTAAAGTTCTGTTTTTGTATGTATTTTTGTTCCTGTTAAATAATGATGCATGACTTTGATTGTTGGAACCAGGCAATGGCACAGGTTGGTGGCTTGGTTATGCTGCAACCAGAAGTGGGAGGCTCTCgtgaaaatttcttctttgctgGAATTGATAAAGTAAGATTCAGGAAACCAGTGATTGCAGGTGACACTTTGGTCATGAGAATGACACTTGTCAAGCTACAGAAACGCTTCGGAATAGCAAAGATGGAAGGGAAAGCTTATGTGGGAGGTGAAGTGGTCTGCGAGGGTGAGTTTTTGATGGCTACCGGTAGTTAATAATGTTGTGTCTATGTGGTAGTATCTCAGTTTGTCACTGTCAGATTTTCCTTGATTCTGCTCGTTGAATTTTGAGTAACCCTATGTACGCTTTTAGTCGCTCTTCATTTCATGCAAAATCAACCTGATTACTGAGGACTTACTAAATTTTCTTGGTTGATGTGGCCCATAAAGGTGTTTCTGGTTTTTTATATGGATGTTTTATGATACAGAGACCTTAAATCTCAGTTATGATTCCATTACTACCTACTGCTTTGGCTACAGTATGATTGTgcacaattaaaaaatctgaGACTAGAGCTTGGATTGGTTAATGGTCATATTACAACAGCTCATCAAACTTCTGACACATTACTATTAACATCACTTAGTGAGTGTGATTCATCTCTCTAGTAGGCCCAAATAATATGTTATCTACATAGGCATTTTATACAAGAAGTAGAATCCTTAGAATTAGTTAATCTTAGGGAGGATTTCTACCTTCTAGATAGCATATTAGGACAATGATTTGATAACGCCTGGGGTTGAAACTGGAGAATTTTAAACTCCATTTCTGGGGCATCAACACTTTTCTCTCTTGTGGTGAGAAACGATATCATTATTCATTGGAATCTTTGTGATCAAATCTGCACCAATGCCTTTTTTCTATGTTGTCtgattttttgttcttcactGCGCTGTCGTTTGACTGTAGCATTATGTTTTAGTCTAAACTAGTTGAAAGTTTAGACATCGTTTTCCGATCAAAGGAATATGTAACAACAAAGATTAGTGCCACTGTTTAATCTTCATTTTTCGATCAAAGAAATATGCAACATAGATTAGTACCACTGTTTAGACGTTTTCCAATAGTACCATCTATGACCTGACAGGGCATCGCGCCAAATGAGGtctttatttacttatttattgaATGGGGAggtcttatttttataattataaaaaataaggttgttatgaatttattaaaataaatgtagatgttcataatatatatctatTAGTCTCCTCATTATTTCTCATTAACAACATTCGGCTTTtctataactcccactatctcataaggaattatgatccataatttttccattaatttcatagagtgattatgtaactataaaaagagaattcatctctttattttgtacacacaattagaataaataaaatcactttataatatattgctCTCTCATTTTACTCTTTTATCTTCCGTTGCTCCTTTATTTTGTGTTGCTAGCTAAGAGTTTTTCTAATAAAGGTAAACTTCCATTTATCCTCTATTTAGAATGGCAATCTTCAATTTACTTCTCAAAAGCAcgaaaatgttaatttattctatttattgttaataaaaaaatttactaacaTGCCCTCCATGGCTCCTCTTGCCATTTCTATCTGAACAAAAATAGAGGACAAATTGagatatttacatttttaggAATAAATTGAAGGTTATTATTCTATCTGTAGAAACtgaaattaacttaattaaattagtgttttgttaaatatgtttaattgaataattataaatatataattagtcaaacaaaaaataattttaatataaattttaccaaacttCATAAGTTACAAAAATCTATCAAAATCGCCACTAGACTAATGTAGttttcatttaacattttGTGGCTTTGAAGTTTAAAGCCACAACATCGGAAAATCACAATGTATCGAACAAAGCataaggtaatttttttttgttattacctttttagattaattcaataaattaaaaatttttttattaacatttcTAAAATTGTCGTAAGggtattattgttaaaatggATATTATCATTTCCCCACCAAAGGTATTCTGAcacatcatgtcagtaccatGATTTGGTAAAACTATCATTTTATCACTAAACGTTTAAACTGTTAgcattttcccaccattccGTTAAAACTCAGTTAATAGTTAACGGAAAATTcttaaaatgtcaattttacccctagaGCGTAAAAgacgattttaccctttaagAATGAACAGCAGCAAGTAAtgattaaattacaaaaataaccctaAAAGTAGCCGTTACATTCAAATAACGGCTACTTTTATGCTTATAAAAGCTGCTGCTGGTTGCCATTTCAACCAGCAACCAGCAACCAGCAACCCCAAATCAAAGGCCAGCAACCCCATTTGAGCACCAACAACCCagctgaaaaagaaagaaaatggcaaCCCAACAACTCAATTTTTAACGCACAACTACAAGCCACAGTAAACATTTCAATACCACTGCACTAGCAAGCCCAAGCCATTTTTAAACACCAGCAAGCTCATTTTATTACTAGCAATCAGGCCATTTCAACCCCAACTAGCAACCCCATTTCAGCCCCAGCAACCTAGAAAATGACATGCTCAGCTCAAAGACAGCAAAACCAAACATCCTTTATCATTCAAAGACAGCAACAATAAGCCACTGTAAACACTACATTTCATCCAAGCTCAAAAAATCCAGCTCTTCTTAATATTCACTCAAAACCAAACATAGTTTCAGCCTTCATACacataaattcaaacaaaacaatggcCTCCAGTAGTAACTTAAGTGTTAATACCAGGGTTCGAGCTAAGAAACATGCTGAAGTTACTTGTTACCCTAAATATTGCAATTGTGGAGTGCAGGCATGTGCGATGGTATCTACAACCTCGGAAAACCCCAATAAGCTCTTTTGGACATGCAAGTTTAAAAAGTGTAATTTTTGGCAATGGGCAGCAAAAGAAGATATGGAAATGCGTAACATTACATCCGGTCATGGCATGAACCTAAATGAAGATGTGATGAAGATAAGTGAACAACTACGATGCATTGAAGCGAAACTGAAATTGGTCatagtttttatttgtggCATTGTGATAGGCTTATTTATGATGAAGTAATgtaataaacatgaaaagtAATGCAACTGGAAAGTAATCAATCAATCATTGTAGCTGAAGATGTAATGAAGCATTATAGTTTAAGATGTAATGCAACTGGAAAGTAATCAAAACAGTTTGTGGATTCCAAAAACATAACAGCAACTTAATGCACTAATATAAAGTTTTGTGCATCTAAAATACATAACAGCACCTTAATGGTAATATTTCATACAGCATCTAATATCTGTGAAGCTTGTGAGCCTTGAGTTGGATTCGAGGAAACATTATCAGCTTCATATTGGCCtggacaaaaaaattattacctcATTATCTAAGACCAGCAATAGCTATTTGCAGacatcaaatattaatttgaaacaataacATACCTCTATTACGTCCTCTTACTCCATCGCCTCTTGCTCTTGCTCTATTACCCCGTTGGCCCCTTCGGCCTTTATTCCCTCCTCTTCCTCTATTACCACTACCTCCTCTTCCTCTATGAGCAATAAAGCTCTCCTGTGAACCACCTACAGcctatttaaattgaaatatataaataatcaaatcatcaatatttataacaaactaaaaattacTCAATGAATAACAATAAACGAATTACCACTTTCTTTGTCCTCTTTGAAGTACGTGCTGCATTAGAACTTTCTCCCAGCCCACTAACTCcctatttaaaattacatagataacaataaaaaattaatttcaataccCATACAAACAACTAAAACATTAGGTTCAATGGCTGTTACCTGCTGGGCTCTTAATTCTCTTGCAATTGATGGTCTTAATGGACATTTCCTGACATTGTGGTTCATCCCACCACAAAAGGAGCAGCAgatataaaatgatttttttttttattggctCAGTGGCTGCCCTTTTCCTTGCCTTTTTTGGTCTTCCAATCTTCTTGGTAATCTCAGGTGGAAAGAGCTTGGGCCTATCACAAGGGTCCCATGTAACTTTGTCAGGAATTGGCTTGAACATCACTGCATATGTGGTCAAGTACGCCTCTTTGCTGAAGTATTTTGGTAGATACTCTGTTGCCGTGTGTCTAGCATGACTAATTGCAGCCATAGCATGAGTACAGGGGATTCCAGCTAGGTCCCAATAGCCACAATCACAGGACCTGCTCATGAGATCGACAATGAACCTCCTTGCTGGATAATAACCCTTGTCTTTAAcctaacaaaaattacataatgattaaataataattataaggttgaggaaaaaaaattgattaacctAACAAACATTCAGGttcaggaaaaaaataattataaggaACATGAGTTAGAATTATACTTGAAAGTGAAGATCCCCAGAAGCCATTACATTCATCTTGCTTCCACATTCATATGCAGCATccaattcttttttcactCTAGGTGGAATGTTGGTCCAAGATtgtgcttctttttttctttctgtgAAGAGTGTCATGAACATGCATCTAATTTCTTCAAGCATGGTCAAGCAAGGCTTCTCTCTGTGGGGTAATATCCAACTATTAAAACACTCTGAAGTGTTGTTAGTTGTACGATCTACCTTACAATTCTTGTCGTACTCATGTCTTGACCAAGTAAACCCAGCAAGCTCAGTCTCCAGCCACTGCCATGCCTCTAACTTCTCTTTTTTGAGCTTTTCCATTGCAATAGCGTAATCAAACTTGTTAGTGCTACTGACAGCCCTCCAAAACAGATTTCTCAAACTAACACCATGATGTTCTTTGCAGAAGTTAGCATATATGTGCCTAGCACATGGTCTGTGATATGCAATAGGCCATGTTATCTTAATGGCCCCCAACAAACCCTTTTGCCTATCTGAGCAAAATGTAATCTGCTCCAAGCCATTATCAAAATACGAATGCAGAATTTCTAAAAACCACGACCAGGTTTCAGTATTATCTATCTCACACACTGCTAATGGTAATGGGACCATTCCATTATTAGCATCCATACCCACAACGGCTAATAGAACTCCACCATATTTTGATTTCAAGTGACACCCATCCAACCCGATATATGGCCTACAGCCATTGTTAAGGGCATTTTTTTGAGCCGGAAATGCCATAAAGAATCTCTGAAACAACACTTTCTCAGGCCTAGTTACAGCATCACAAAGCACTTTACAAATTGCACTAGGATCATACTTGTGAATCACTGCAGcatattgaaacaaatcttCGTATCCCCTCGCATGATCTCCATTAATGTCTTTTCTTGCCCTCTCTCTAGCCCTATATAGTTTTAAATCCCCTATCCGCACACCATAAGTCTCTAACATAAACTCACGAAGAACAGAAATCTTCACATGAGGATCTACAGTAACTTtgctcttaattttctttgctaTCCATTTACTGTTCACAGCCACTGACTTTCCAGTCTGTCTACATTCATGCTTCTTTTGCAACTCTTTGATTGCAAATCCACCCTTGCCCCTTATTTTACCTCCCATCACATACCATGGACACTCACTAATCTTGCATTTTCCGTAAAATCTCCTAGGCTCATTGTACACCTTTGTAATTTCAAAGCCTTTATCCACCATCACTTCACCTAACACATATCTAAAATGCTCAACATCATCAAATACATCTCCTAACCTCAGCCTATGTTTACCATTACGCCCTGGCTTATATGCATGCACTTCAATGTAATCCTTCAGCTGAGTGGTACCCAAATCATAATCTGAATCTGATGTGTCTGCTAACAACTGAGGATCTACTTCAGCTGTTTCATCGTCAGAACTAGAACCCCTAGCATCATCCATAATATCTGCACCATTATCTTCATTTTGGTCATCGTCACcagcatcatcatcatcatcatcagtgtCATCTATACGACTCCCATCAGTTGAATAtacttcatcatcatcatcattctcACGTCCATCATTCTCATTCAACTCTGTTGGTGGCCCTTGTATGCCTCCAGTCCTAGGTGGTGGTTCATTTCCACCATCATTCACCCATGTAATTTGCTCTGCAGATAACTGCACTCCACAGTTATGTAGCATCACTTGTAACACCCCACAAAGCAGTAAATCAGGACGTAGGGTTGGCAAAATTGTGGCTTCAAACACTGCCACTTCCATTGAATCATGTGCAGCGAACTGAGCCTGCAAGACTGCCTCAGAATCTACAATAATCGAAAGCTTGTTCCTTGGGTTGGTAACCGATAACTACACACTTTCAGGAGTCGTCAACCCATGCTCCCTGGTAATCTTCAATGCTTCATTCTTCATCTACTGCAGGGTATATTCTTCAGGTTCAATCAACCCTATACGATGTCTTTCACCTTTGTAAAGTAAATGTAGTTGTAATGGTAACATCATCTACAAGATCAAAAACGAGGAAACATTTTGAATAACTGAAATTACAGCATAACTCAAAGCAATTTAATTAGGTAAAaagtaatgaaaaataactaaaattatggCCAACAACCAAAATTTCAGCAAAACAGCAAATGCATGTAAGCTTGAtggttacaaataaaaaattaattaacagtaagcaaaaattaattaacagtaGGCAACTAATAATCctaatctattaaatttaagtgCTAATCACAACTCAAAGCAATTTAATTAGGTAAAAAGTAAcgaacaataacaaaaattatgccCAATAACCATAATTACAGCAAAATGGCAAATGCATGTAAGCTTGatgattacaaataaaatggcaaaaattcattaacaaTAACCAAGTATTAATCCTACTTACAATGGACAAAGTAGAAGACAGTAGAGATGGAAGAACACTGCTGCGAGACTGAGAGAGATATGCATCAGTTACAATGAGCGAGAGAGGGCGGAGATGGAAGAAGAATCGAGAGAGAGGGGGGTTGATTTCGATTTCTAGGGCTCCATGTCCAAATTGCCCGCTTTCTTTACAATTGCAAAACGCAACGTTTTCGCCTCACGTGATATGTCCAAAATACCCTTATGACGTcagcataatttttattcagttaacggaatggtgggaaaatgcTAACAGTTTAAACGTTTAGTGGTAAAATGATAGTTTTACCAAACCatggtactgacatgatgtgtcagaatacctttggtgggaaaatgataatatcttttgttaaaataaagaaaaaacaaggaCAAGAGTCTAGCATAATTAACAAGGGTAGAAATGTAGAAAAAGCCTGTTCGACCTTAGCCCGCATGTTTTGGGATGGGCTTGGGCTGAATCGGCCACATCTTCAGCCTAAAAAACAAAGCCCAATCCACCGTCCAATAAATGtctaaacaagaaaaaaatattttttaattaaaatacaccttttaatatttatttaacccACCGgtaacatatatttaaaagtattaaattcttttagcCCAACTTTTAAAGTGtaatctaataaaaataaaattttatatataataaattcataaaatataatgaaaatttttttctataatataCAATACACAAATTCGGGCTTTCAGGCCCAACTCCAACCCAGAAAGAGACATGCTCAAAGCTTTGTCAAGTCCGGCCCGAATCCGAGATTTTGCCAATTCAAAATAAGAGTGGATTgaggtattttttaaaatataagaactaatCAAACACTTAGCCTAAAATATaacttatataaaaattaaaaaataattatacatttaaatattgcagtttttaacttgatttttattttattctttcgtGTAATTGCAGAATTGCATGAATATATAAATTCACCAGTACAGCCGACCCAAACCTAACACATAAAGTGCATGCCTTTATTTTTGTATACTCCAAACATTGGCTTGTACGCACCACAATCGAGTAGTGGAActaatttcatatatgttcGTCATGATAATGACTTTATTTTGAGAAGCCAGTAGCTGTCGTGTGGACAGCACACTCcatttatacaaattaatattaacaagATAATGATAGTGGACTAATTTTCCCATTCAGTGAGgagtatatatatacatattcttcactttttgatgatgagaaACTCTAAAATACTAGCGTTCCGTGTGGAAAACACActctatcaataaaataagaatgataAAAAGTTTCCTTTCGTGTGGAATGCCCACTCACTCTAgttaaattaatatgtaaTTTCAAATTGATTGATCTCAGTAACATTATTTGAAGTGCTCTCTTATTCAGCAATGACTCAGCAATCCATGCTTAAAAGATCCCTCTAAAACAATGAAACCATTAAGGCAGTCATTCCTTGTATCTTCTTATGCATTATACAGTCCCTGAGTGCTTTAAGTTTAATCGAATTGCACGATTTGTCTCTacattttttagaattattcAAAAGATATACGTTGTATAGGTTCggtatctaattaatttttaagttgtgtgtttgattttgttatattagatagtcataatattattttgccAAAAGTTAAATCCACCCATTACAAAAGTAATAATTGGGGTCCAAGGAAGTTTACTAGATAAAATCTCTtgtgtgaaaataatgaaatcggGAGTTCTAACTCTGTTCACATGGAACGGAAAAGAAGATTTAGTTGTCATTAgacaaaatgaaaagaaaataatgttttagatttttttttaaatgtaaaaattaactGAGTAATTAGTCCAAACTCTagtgaataaaaaagaattgaccttttgtgtgtgtgtgtgtgtgtgtgtgtgtgttggtCACTTGAACAAAATAGCCTTATCTAGGAattgataatgaaaattagttaaaaatagAATTCGAAATACAAAAGAC
This window of the Citrus sinensis cultivar Valencia sweet orange chromosome 8, DVS_A1.0, whole genome shotgun sequence genome carries:
- the LOC102623523 gene encoding uncharacterized protein LOC102623523 encodes the protein MATAPAASFANSLLSLNSHRPNPNASSISKPNTLSIQFDKKTNQQQQQHQRHARFTTFCSLDAEPKDSIEDKPIELRYQAFPTVMDINQIRDILPHRFPFLLVDRVIEYNPGVSAVAIKNVTINDNFFPGHFPERPIMPGVLMVEAMAQVGGLVMLQPEVGGSRENFFFAGIDKVRFRKPVIAGDTLVMRMTLVKLQKRFGIAKMEGKAYVGGEVVCEGEFLMATGS
- the LOC127899324 gene encoding uncharacterized protein LOC127899324; translated protein: MEVAVFEATILPTLRPDLLLCGVLQVMLHNCGVQLSAEQITWVNDGGNEPPPRTGGIQGPPTELNENDGRENDDDDEVYSTDGSRIDDTDDDDDDAGDDDQNEDNGADIMDDARGSSSDDETAEVDPQLLADTSDSDYDLGTTQLKDYIEVHAYKPGRNGKHRLRLGDVFDDVEHFRYVLGEVMVDKGFEITKVYNEPRRFYGKCKISECPWYVMGGKIRGKGGFAIKELQKKHECRQTGKSVAVNSKWIAKKIKSKVTVDPHVKISVLREFMLETYGVRIGDLKLYRARERARKDINGDHARGYEDLFQYAAVIHKYDPSAICKVLCDAVTRPEKVLFQRFFMAFPAQKNALNNGCRPYIGLDGCHLKSKYGGVLLAVVGMDANNGMVPLPLAVCEIDNTETWSWFLEILHSYFDNGLEQITFCSDRQKGLLGAIKITWPIAYHRPCARHIYANFCKEHHGVSLRNLFWRAVSSTNKFDYAIAMEKLKKEKLEAWQWLETELAGFTWSRHEYDKNCKVDRTTNNTSECFNSWILPHREKPCLTMLEEIRCMFMTLFTERKKEAQSWTNIPPRVKKELDAAYECGSKMNVMASGDLHFQVKDKGYYPARRFIVDLMSRSCDCGYWDLAGIPCTHAMAAISHARHTATEYLPKYFSKEAYLTTYAVMFKPIPDKVTWDPCDRPKLFPPEITKKIGRPKKGVSGLGESSNAARTSKRTKKVAVGGSQESFIAHRGRGGSGNRGRGGNKGRRGQRGNRARARGDGVRGRNRGQYEADNVSSNPTQGSQASQILDAVAGAEMGLLVGVEMA